One Fusobacterium nucleatum genomic window carries:
- a CDS encoding YARHG domain-containing protein — translation MKRFSKLYVMMFLLFSIISFASFAANDPDLDTLDEVYNEVIVNGNKDFLSGFSKKELAIIRNTIYAKKGYKFKRKEYQKYFGAKDWYRGTTDKQNILNKNEQKLVDIIVKYEKNGGSSNGSSEYSAPSTQMPDLDSGSPTTEEIEATSETDSGSTHYINLD, via the coding sequence ATGAAAAGATTTTCAAAATTGTATGTTATGATGTTTTTATTGTTTTCTATAATTTCTTTTGCTAGTTTCGCAGCTAATGACCCTGATTTAGATACTCTTGATGAAGTGTATAATGAGGTTATAGTAAATGGAAATAAGGATTTTTTAAGTGGTTTTTCTAAAAAAGAATTAGCTATTATTAGAAATACTATCTATGCAAAAAAAGGTTATAAATTTAAAAGAAAAGAATACCAAAAATATTTTGGAGCTAAAGACTGGTATAGAGGAACTACTGATAAACAAAATATTTTAAATAAAAATGAACAAAAATTAGTAGATATTATAGTAAAATATGAAAAAAATGGTGGAAGCTCTAATGGTTCTAGTGAATACTCTGCTCCATCTACTCAAATGCCTGATTTAGATTCTGGAAGTCCAACAACAGAAGAAATAGAAGCTACTTCTGAAACTGATTCTGGTTCAACTCATTATATAAATTTAGATTAA
- a CDS encoding YafY family transcriptional regulator — MKRAERLNQELIFLSSKKSFNLSDLMKEFNISKRTALRDIQDLEFMGLPFYVENGRNGGYKLINEKLIIPIHFDIGEITSIFFALKSLEALSTTPFEKSYPLLYKKLLAILPDEQKEKILKLLKAVEYYTIPPINPTNYLTIILEAILDLKVLNILYTQHNKISKQILPYNLFYRNGVWFCYALDINNNMFGVYRCDYIEECTIDNIGHSYTFEDLKNFLDAYEGIYHNIEFKCSLTKFGKELFLKKNYPNMKLEEIDNQPYMIGSFNKEELNYMVHYLIGLGDNVKIEYPELLKNAYIKKLKEILKSYKY, encoded by the coding sequence ATGAAAAGAGCAGAAAGACTTAATCAAGAACTAATATTTTTAAGTTCAAAAAAATCTTTTAATCTATCTGATTTAATGAAAGAATTTAATATATCAAAAAGAACTGCTTTAAGAGATATACAAGATTTAGAATTTATGGGTTTACCATTTTATGTTGAAAATGGTAGAAATGGAGGATACAAATTAATAAATGAAAAATTAATAATTCCAATACATTTTGATATAGGGGAGATAACTTCTATATTTTTTGCTTTGAAATCACTGGAAGCACTTTCAACCACACCATTTGAAAAATCTTATCCTTTGCTTTATAAAAAGTTATTAGCAATATTACCAGATGAACAAAAAGAAAAAATTTTAAAATTATTAAAAGCTGTAGAGTATTATACTATTCCTCCCATCAATCCTACTAATTATTTAACTATAATCTTGGAAGCTATCTTAGATTTAAAAGTTTTAAATATTTTATATACTCAACACAATAAAATTTCTAAACAAATTCTTCCATATAACTTATTTTATAGGAATGGAGTTTGGTTTTGTTATGCCTTGGATATAAATAATAATATGTTTGGAGTATATAGATGTGATTATATAGAAGAATGTACTATTGATAATATAGGACACTCTTATACTTTTGAAGATCTAAAAAATTTCTTGGATGCTTATGAGGGAATATATCATAATATAGAGTTTAAATGTAGTTTAACAAAATTTGGTAAAGAATTATTTTTAAAAAAGAATTATCCTAATATGAAATTGGAGGAAATTGATAATCAACCCTATATGATAGGCAGTTTTAATAAAGAAGAATTGAATTATATGGTGCATTATTTAATAGGTTTAGGAGATAATGTAAAAATTGAATATCCTGAATTATTAAAAAATGCCTATATAAAAAAATTAAAGGAAATTTTAAAAAGTTATAAATACTAA
- a CDS encoding pyridoxamine 5'-phosphate oxidase family protein — translation MSVFNKKFFEVLNHEGVVSIVSWGNEEANVTNTWNSYLVIKDDRILIPATGMNSTEADVKVNNKVKLTLGSKEVEGFNNYQGTGFLIKGIANFIETGEDFNMMKEKYPFLRKVLEVKVESAKQLL, via the coding sequence ATGTCAGTATTTAATAAAAAATTTTTTGAAGTTTTAAATCATGAAGGAGTTGTATCAATAGTTTCTTGGGGAAATGAGGAAGCCAATGTAACAAATACTTGGAATTCATATTTGGTTATCAAAGATGATAGAATTTTAATACCAGCTACTGGAATGAATAGTACAGAGGCAGATGTAAAAGTTAATAATAAGGTAAAATTAACTCTTGGTTCAAAAGAGGTTGAAGGTTTTAATAATTATCAAGGCACAGGATTCTTAATAAAAGGTATTGCTAATTTTATTGAAACTGGTGAAGATTTTAATATGATGAAAGAAAAATATCCATTTTTAAGAAAAGTTTTAGAAGTTAAAGTTGAATCTGCAAAACAATTATTATAA